The following proteins are encoded in a genomic region of Diadema setosum chromosome 18, eeDiaSeto1, whole genome shotgun sequence:
- the LOC140242052 gene encoding uncharacterized protein gives MSFPGAPPVPDVQKTTVGVSSTKLPVGSMLEISITLRGSHGNLIVEPQALSTLDLVMETPGGQTANLVVPNQLSASGICVTSMSLKDIGHHKIHVKVCGSDVKHSPVSVLVWVRGNLVKTFKPRMNNPHDVMKHENIFVVTDKDSNQVQVFDSNFRPVSRFTSPQKLMQGSGKFDPYGIAWTGKSFVVTDLANHCVVEFSNFVPTQVFGQETLHKPCGIAVARNGDVYVSDCFKHCIFVFNQQRHCTEILGGLGSALGQMNTPWFIAMNSQQHLVVAEFKNHRIQVWNTHNNKALRIIDVKHNGKSWDCRGLAVDHHDNIYVTVRSGFMRGFSVETVLVYSSTGEFLGNFGEGFNYVRGLTVTQEGQLNTVAYVVDGANHRIMAYEMR, from the coding sequence ATGTCATTCCCCGGAGCTCCACCCGTTCCAGACGTCCAGAAGACGACAGTGGGTGTGTCGAGCACCAAACTGCCAGTTGGGTCAATGCTTGAGATCAGCATCACCCTGCGTGGGAGCCATGGAAACCTTATTGTAGAGCCACAAGCTCTGTCCACATTGGATCTAGTGATGGAGACACCGGGTGGTCAGACAGCCAATCTTGTGGTTCCCAACCAGCTGTCTGCCAGCGGAATATGCGTCACGAGTATGTCTTTGAAAGACATCGGGCACCACAAGATCCACGTCAAAGTCTGTGGCAGTGACGTAAAGCACAGTCCCGTCTCGGTCCTGGTCTGGGTAAGGGGGAATTTGGTCAAAACCTTTAAGCCGCGTATGAACAATCCTCATGACGTTATGAAGCACGAAAACATCTTCGTCGTAACCGACAAGGATTCAAACCAGGTTCAAGTGTTCGATTCCAACTTTCGCCCAGTCAGTAGATTCACCTCTCCGCAAAAGTTAATGCAGGGCTCGGGTAAGTTTGACCCTTATGGCATTGCTTGGACAGGAAAGAGTTTTGTTGTGACGGATCTCGCTAATCACTGCGTTGTGGAATTCAGCAATTTTGTCCCCACCCAGGTGTTTGGACAAGAGACTCTCCACAAGCCCTGTGGTATTGCAGTAGCCCGAAATGGAGACGTGTACGTTTCCGATTGCTTCAAACACTGCATCTTTGTCTTTAATCAGCAGCGCCATTGTACTGAAATCTTAGGCGGCCTGGGATCAGCACTCGGACAGATGAATACGCCTTGGTTTATCGCAATGAATTCACAGCAACACCTAGTTGTGGCAGAATTCAAGAACCACCGGATCCAGGTCTGGAATACGCACAACAACAAGGCACTGCGGATCATCGACGTCAAGCACAACGGGAAGTCGTGGGACTGCAGAGGTTTGGCCGTCGACCACCATGACAACATCTATGTCACCGTCCGTAGCGGCTTCATGCGAGGTTTCAGCGTGGAGACAGTTCTTGTGTACAGTTCCACCGGAGAGTTCTTGGGCAACTTCGGCGAAGGCTTCAACTACGTGAGAGGTTTGACCGTCACACAGGAGGGACAGCTGAACACGGTGGCTTATGTCGTTGACGGAGCCAATCACCGCATCATGGCCTACGAAATGAGATAA
- the LOC140242058 gene encoding uncharacterized protein — protein sequence MSVPGAPPVPDVQKTTVGVSATKLPVGSMLEVSITLRGSRGNPIVVPQALSTLDLVMETPGGQTTNLVVPNQLSASGICVTRVSLKDIGHHKIHVKVCGTDVKHSPVSVLVWVRGNLVNTFKPRMNNPHDVMKHENIFVVTDKDSNQVQVFDSIFRPVNRFASPEMQGSGKFDPYGIAWTGKSFVVTDLANHCVVEFSNFVPTQVFGQETLHQPCGIAVARNGDVYVSDCFKHCIFVFNQQRHCTGILGGLGSALGQMNTPWFIAMNSQQHLVVAEFKNRRIQVWNTHNNKAMRIIDVKHNGKKWDCRGLAVDHHDNIYVTVRSGFMPGFSVETVLVYSPTGEFLGNFGEGFDYVRGLTVTQEGQKTLAYVVDGANHRIMAYEM from the coding sequence ATGTCAGTACCCGGAGCTCCACCCGTTCCAGACGTCCAGAAGACGACCGTGGGTGTGTCGGCCACCAAACTGCCAGTTGGGTCAATGCTTGAGGTCAGCATCACCCTGCGTGGGAGCCGTGGAAACCCTATTGTAGTGCCACAAGCTCTGTCCACATTGGATCTAGTGATGGAGACACCGGGTGGTCAGACGACCAATCTTGTGGTTCCCAACCAGCTGTCTGCCAGCGGAATATGCGTCACAAGGGTGTCTTTGAAAGACATCGGGCACCACAAGATCCACGTCAAAGTCTGTGGCACTGACGTAAAGCACAGCCCCGTCTCGGTCCTGGTCTGGGTACGGGGGAATTTGGTCAATACCTTCAAGCCGCGTATGAACAATCCTCATGACGTCATGAAGCACGAAAACATCTTTGTCGTAACAGACAAGGATTCAAACCAGGTTCAAGTGTTCGATTCCATCTTTCGCCCAGTCAATAGATTTGCCTCTCCGGAAATGCAAGGCTCGGGTAAGTTTGACCCTTATGGCATTGCTTGGACAGGCAAGAGTTTTGTTGTGACGGATCTCGCTAATCACTGCGTTGTGGAATTCAGCAATTTTGTCCCCACCCAGGTGTTTGGACAAGAGACTCTCCACCAGCCCTGTGGTATTGCAGTAGCCCGAAATGGAGACGTGTACGTTTCCGATTGCTTCAAACACTGCATCTTTGTCTTTAATCAGCAGCGGCATTGTACTGGAATCTTAGGCGGCCTGGGATCAGCGCTTGGACAGATGAATACGCCTTGGTTTATCGCAATGAATTCGCAGCAACACCTAGTTGTGGCAGAATTCAAGAACCGCCGGATCCAGGTCTGGAATACGCACAACAACAAGGCAATGCGGATCATCGACGTCAAGCACAACGGGAAGAAGTGGGACTGTAGAGGTTTGGCCGTCGATCACCATGACAACATCTACGTCACCGTCCGTAGCGGCTTCATGCCAGGTTTCAGCGTGGAGACAGTTCTTGTGTACAGTCCTACTGGAGAGTTCTTGGGCAACTTCGGCGAAGGCTTCGATTACGTGAGAGGTTTGACCGTCACACAGGAGGGACAGAAAACATTGGCTTATGTCGTTGACGGAGCCAATCACCGCATCATGGCCTACGAAATGTAA